CTGAACAGGAATATCGCTGTCAAGGAATAGCGGGACAATTATTGGATATTGTTGTGAAGGATATGAAGTCCAAAGAAATTGCCCCAATCTATTTGATTACAGACCACACAAGTTTCTACGAAAGATACGGCTGGGAATTTTTGTGCATGGTTCAAGGGGATAATGAGCCTGATATGACAAGGATGTATATCCATAGATAAATCTTGGCTTATGGATTGATAGGAGGATTTACATATGAATGAGGAAATCAAAAACTTGATAGCTGCTGCTGATAAAGCAATCAAAGAGGAAAGATTTGATGACTTAATGGAGTTTTATACAGATGATGCGGTGTTGGTGGTAAAACCAGGATTGGAAGCAAGAGGAAAGGAAGCGATTAAGGAGGCGTTTATAAAAATAGCAGCATATTTTAACAATAGCGTAGTTCCAACACAGGGAAAGATGCAGATGATTGAGGCGGGAGATACTGTACTCGTTTTGTCACAAACCTTGTTGGATGCAAATAAAAAAGAAGATTCAGAATACAGCATGGATCGCAGAGCCACCTATGTTTATAGAAACATAGGTGGGAAATGGCTATGTGCCATAGATAATTCGTATGGCACAACCCTTCTCGATTAAAGGAGTTTGATATGAAAAAAATCAGTTTGTTTATAGCGATGAGTCTCGACGGGTATATCGCAGACAGTAGCGGCAGCGTGAATTGGCTGACCGGACAAGGTAATGATGACGATAACATTGACGCATATTCTGAGTTTGTAAAAGACATTGATACAGTGG
Above is a window of Lachnoclostridium edouardi DNA encoding:
- a CDS encoding YybH family protein; protein product: MNEEIKNLIAAADKAIKEERFDDLMEFYTDDAVLVVKPGLEARGKEAIKEAFIKIAAYFNNSVVPTQGKMQMIEAGDTVLVLSQTLLDANKKEDSEYSMDRRATYVYRNIGGKWLCAIDNSYGTTLLD